GCCATAGTCTACGGTAAACTGCTGCGGAAACTCCTCCGCGCTACAGTTGTTAAGGCTGATACGCGCATCATACTGGGTAACCAGGCCCACCCGGTCGGCACGCACGGGCAAGATAAACTCGTATTGATGGGCTCTATTGATGGTGGCCCCATTGGCCGTAAAGGTGGCCGTTTGCCAGCTGCTTTCGCCCGAAATCCGGTATTCTACCTTACTCAGGTGCTCGTAGGTCACGAAATTAAAGTTGGCTACCTGGCTGGCCGCATCTGTACACAGCCTTCGCACTGCGCCTAAGAAGGCAATGTCGTAGAGCCCTTCTGCGCCATAGTTGATGGTGTAGTTCTGCGCAAACTCCTGCGGGCCACAGCCCGAGTTGTTGATGTTCTGATCGCTGATACGCACGTCATACTGGGTAAGCAGGCCCACGCGGTCGGCACGCACAGGCAAGATGAACGCGTATTGCAGGGTGCCCGTGGTGGTAACGGCGGCTGTTTGCCAGCTGCTTTCGCCCGAAATCCGGTATTCTACCTTGGGGATCACGCTGGTAGAAAAACCAAAGACGGCTTCCTGGCTTGCCGCATCTGCACACAGCGTTTGCTCTGTGGTAAAGAAGGTGATCTCGCACTGGGCGGCGGCCAGCTGTGCCGACAGCAGCAGGAGCAGCAAGAAGTAAAATAGCCTTTTCATCAGAAAAAGACAATGTTGAAAAGCCACGCAAAGCAAAGATAGCGGCCCCGTGTGGACAGATACGCCTGAAATGGCGAATAGTCGAAAATGATGTTGGGGCCCCGTGTGGGCCATACGCTGCATGCTGCCAGCCAACAGGGCGGGGGGGATATACATTATTAATGATTTGGTAACCCCTGGCACGGGGCTGCATAGGCAGCGGGGGCTTAACTTGCGCGGCTTATGGCACCTAGGTCTGTATTTGCAAACCGGTGGGCCGGCACCCTGTGGGGGCTGGCTATATGCCTGGTAGCGGGGCTGGCTGCCGGGCTGGCAGGCTGTGCACAGCAGCCCGGCTACATCAAGATAAAAGGGAGCGAGACGGTGCTACCCATAGCGCTGAAGCTGGCCGAGAAGTATACGGCAGACCCTGGCCTGCCCGACGTATCGGTAACGGCAGGGGGCAGCGGGGTGGGCATAGCCGCCCTGCTGGAGGCGAATACAGACATTGCCATGTCCAGCCGGGCCATCAAGTTTGAGGAGCGGGTGAGCTTTGCCGAGCGGGGGGTGCCCTTTGAGGAACTGGTGGTAGGGCTGGATGCCCTGGCGCTGGTGGTACACAAGGAAAACCCCCTGGACAGCCTGAGCCTGGAGCAGGTAAAGGCCATCTATCAGGGCCGCATTACCAACTGGAAAGAGCTAGGGGGCCAGGATGCGCCCATCGTGGCCTTCAACCGCGAGAGCAGCTCGGGCACCTATGAGTTTTTCAAGAAAGTGGTGCTGGAGAAAGAAGACTTCGGTGCGCTGCAAACCGTAGGGGCCAATGGCGAGCTGATAGAAAAAGTGGCCGAAAATGTGCTGACCATCGGCTACGTGGGCATAGCCTACCTGAACCCGAATGTAAAGGCGATCCGGCTGTACCAGCCGGCACTGGGCCGCAGTGTAAGCCCCACGGTAGCACATTCGCTAGACAAGACCTACCCGCTGGTACGCCCCCTCTACTTCTACTACCTGCGGCAGGACGAAGCGCGCCTGCGCCCGGTGCTGGCTTTCCTGAAAACCCAGGCGGGCCAAGAGCTGGTGCTCAGCGTAGGCTATCCGCCCAACCCCAGGTATTACACCGCACCCTGATGGCAAAACGCGCAGAACAAAAACCCGCGGCCCTTTTTTGGCAGGCGTTTATCAAGGCCTGTGGCTACGCCAGCAGCGTGCTGGTGCTTATCATTGTCATTTTTTTGTTCCGCGAGGGAGCGGGCCTGTTTAGCAGCCCGGCTATTGAGAAGAACCTGGTGGCAGCCGTACATCCGTCCAATCCGGTCTCACGCCTATCAGAGGCGGACCTGCACGCCCTACTCCAGCAGAAGATTAGCCGCTGGAGCGAGCTGGGGGGCCCCGATGTAGCCGTGGAGCTGCTGCACATCAACAACCTGGAGAAGCAGCTAACCCAGTATGGGGTGCTGCCCGCCAAGGCCAAACCCGAGGCGGTGCTGGGCGCGCGCTATGAGGGCCTGGCCCCTGTGCTGGATAGCCTGCTGGAGCGGCACCCAGGCCTGCTGCTCATCGTTCAGCCACGGTTTATACCCAGTAGTGCCAGGCGTGTGGAGGTGGGTACCCTTAGCCTCGGGGGCTTTCTGGCGGGGCGCAGCTGGGAGCC
This region of Bacteroidota bacterium genomic DNA includes:
- a CDS encoding PstS family phosphate ABC transporter substrate-binding protein codes for the protein MAPRSVFANRWAGTLWGLAICLVAGLAAGLAGCAQQPGYIKIKGSETVLPIALKLAEKYTADPGLPDVSVTAGGSGVGIAALLEANTDIAMSSRAIKFEERVSFAERGVPFEELVVGLDALALVVHKENPLDSLSLEQVKAIYQGRITNWKELGGQDAPIVAFNRESSSGTYEFFKKVVLEKEDFGALQTVGANGELIEKVAENVLTIGYVGIAYLNPNVKAIRLYQPALGRSVSPTVAHSLDKTYPLVRPLYFYYLRQDEARLRPVLAFLKTQAGQELVLSVGYPPNPRYYTAP